Proteins found in one Paenibacillus borealis genomic segment:
- a CDS encoding PhoH family protein — translation MKKIFVLDTNVLLHDPNSIFAFKANEVVIPAVVLEEIDSKKRNADEIGRNARTVSRLLDGLRELGHLHSGVVLEHGGTLKVELNHRSFVKVQEMFGEVSNDNRILAVALNYLHEENEKAEPSPVVLVSKDVLVRIKADVLGITPEDYLSDRTGDLNELYSGCQSLMVHPSLIDEYYSHRFLSIKQLSLSYPLYPHEFVILKDEIGSGKSALLKVNSDASRLEPLYLGNDAVWGISARNAQQRMALELLLNDDIPLVTITGKAGTGKTLLALAAGLFKVEDEHKYKKLLIARPVVPMGKDIGYLPGEKDEKLRPWMQPIYDNLEFLFDTKKAGDIDKILMGLGSIQVEALTYIRGRSIPSQFIIIDEAQNLSRHEVKTIVSRAGEGSKVILMGDPEQIDHPYLDAASNGLSYIVEKFKQQGISGHITLEKGERSHLAQLAADLL, via the coding sequence ATGAAAAAGATATTCGTACTAGACACTAACGTGCTACTGCACGACCCCAATTCGATCTTTGCCTTCAAGGCGAATGAGGTTGTCATTCCCGCTGTAGTCCTGGAAGAAATCGACTCCAAGAAGCGTAATGCCGATGAAATCGGCCGCAACGCCCGCACCGTGTCACGCTTGTTAGACGGACTCCGTGAACTGGGCCACCTGCACAGCGGTGTGGTACTGGAACATGGAGGCACGCTGAAGGTAGAGCTTAACCACCGCAGCTTCGTTAAGGTACAGGAAATGTTCGGGGAGGTCTCGAACGATAACCGCATATTGGCTGTTGCCCTCAATTATCTCCATGAGGAGAATGAAAAGGCTGAACCCAGCCCCGTGGTACTCGTAAGTAAAGATGTACTCGTCCGCATCAAAGCGGATGTGCTTGGCATAACGCCGGAGGATTATTTATCCGACCGCACCGGAGATTTGAATGAGCTGTATTCCGGCTGCCAGTCGCTGATGGTGCATCCTTCGCTGATTGATGAATATTACAGTCACCGTTTCTTGTCCATCAAGCAGCTGTCATTGTCCTACCCGCTCTATCCCCACGAATTCGTCATTCTGAAGGATGAGATTGGCAGCGGCAAATCCGCCCTGCTTAAGGTGAACAGCGATGCCAGCCGGCTCGAACCCCTGTATCTCGGCAATGATGCGGTATGGGGAATCAGCGCCCGTAATGCCCAACAGCGGATGGCGCTTGAGCTGCTGCTGAATGATGATATTCCGCTGGTAACCATTACCGGAAAGGCCGGAACAGGGAAGACGCTGCTGGCACTTGCTGCAGGACTGTTCAAGGTGGAGGACGAACATAAATACAAGAAGCTGCTGATCGCCCGTCCGGTGGTTCCGATGGGTAAGGATATCGGGTATTTACCGGGAGAGAAGGACGAGAAGCTCCGTCCATGGATGCAGCCGATCTATGATAACCTGGAATTTCTATTCGATACCAAAAAAGCCGGAGATATCGATAAAATATTGATGGGCCTGGGCAGTATTCAGGTTGAGGCGCTCACCTACATCCGCGGGCGTTCCATTCCGTCGCAGTTCATCATCATCGATGAAGCGCAGAACCTGTCCCGGCATGAAGTGAAGACGATCGTCTCCCGCGCCGGTGAAGGCAGTAAGGTAATCCTGATGGGTGACCCGGAGCAGATCGACCATCCTTATCTGGATGCGGCGAGCAACGGACTTAGCTATATCGTTGAGAAATTTAAGCAGCAGGGCATCAGCGGCCATATCACGCTTGAGAAGGGTGAGCGTTCGCATCTGGCTCAGCTGGCTGCGGATCTGCTGTAG
- a CDS encoding YhcN/YlaJ family sporulation lipoprotein produces MRKSMCLLLVLLLLTSCGIANKETSPSPQDKQSSKALSSQGDREVRTLSEDGTTALEPTPETGQPSDVKGESDVALKDHFEQLAKRVPGVNGAHCVVMNNIAVVGIDVDGSLTRSRVGSVKYTVAEAIRKDPRGVRALVTADMDISSRLAEMGKHITKGNPVSGFASEMADIIGRIIPQLPEDTKPQGNGQ; encoded by the coding sequence ATGAGAAAATCAATGTGTCTGTTGCTGGTACTGCTGCTGCTGACAAGCTGCGGTATCGCTAATAAAGAGACATCACCCTCTCCTCAGGATAAACAATCGTCAAAGGCTTTGAGCAGCCAGGGGGACCGCGAAGTGCGGACATTGTCCGAAGATGGTACAACTGCCCTTGAACCTACACCAGAGACCGGACAACCTTCTGACGTTAAGGGCGAAAGCGATGTTGCACTTAAGGATCATTTCGAGCAGTTAGCCAAAAGAGTTCCCGGTGTAAACGGAGCCCACTGTGTCGTAATGAACAATATTGCTGTTGTCGGCATTGATGTCGACGGGTCGCTTACCCGCTCACGGGTCGGAAGCGTGAAGTACACCGTTGCGGAAGCTATCCGCAAAGACCCGAGAGGGGTAAGAGCCTTGGTTACTGCCGATATGGACATCAGCAGCAGATTAGCCGAGATGGGCAAACATATTACCAAGGGAAACCCGGTATCCGGCTTCGCCTCAGAAATGGCTGACATTATCGGCCGGATTATTCCGCAGCTGCCGGAGGATACCAAACCTCAAGGTAACGGACAATAA
- a CDS encoding pyridoxamine 5'-phosphate oxidase family protein: MSEAVAQLNETLLAMLQSETFVLLNTVDAESGGPTSTAISWIYAVSPSIVRLSVDHRSRLVNNMKVNPLVTITVFGEGTVHAINGRASVKQDPLPDVPFKMCCFDVEIEAVRNALFYGAHLESAPKYAKVYDARAAEKLDGQVFAAMQKA, translated from the coding sequence ATGTCCGAAGCCGTTGCTCAGCTCAACGAAACTCTGCTAGCTATGCTGCAGTCGGAAACTTTTGTTCTTCTAAACACTGTGGATGCAGAATCCGGTGGCCCTACGTCTACTGCGATTTCCTGGATCTATGCAGTGAGCCCTTCTATTGTGCGCTTATCAGTAGATCACCGGTCCAGACTTGTGAACAACATGAAAGTCAACCCGCTGGTAACTATTACGGTTTTTGGTGAGGGAACGGTTCATGCCATCAACGGGCGTGCTTCTGTGAAGCAGGACCCGCTGCCGGATGTTCCTTTCAAGATGTGCTGTTTTGATGTTGAGATTGAAGCGGTCCGCAATGCGCTGTTCTACGGTGCCCATCTGGAATCCGCTCCGAAATATGCGAAGGTATACGATGCGCGTGCGGCTGAGAAGCTGGACGGACAAGTATTTGCCGCCATGCAAAAAGCCTAG
- a CDS encoding LCP family protein, translated as MNTSKGGLPPRSNGQQGNNRQQSRPAAATQSAKSKTNKKKPKKRGFFARLMRLLLIILLVAVLAALGYAGYLYWKLDQGGFGVDQPVQAGHSASEKPLTMLLLGTDNRPKHPSNLTDVIMVAALNPETQSATVVSLPRDTYVELSGYKKTKINAFYSRFKSKEKTSGILAEDEMKTMMSKYLDIQVDYTTVLDFQGFRDIVDEFGGVDVNISENMCYTDSVDGTDINLKKGQAQLNGDKALDYVRYRKSNCSPATKPSDDFDRNKRQNEVLNSLIAQMQSLGGVLKIGKVLDAVDDNLQSDIENAQIKSMIATYWNISKENVEFVPVTGTWRSPYVYIDDKELDAAKKSLQDQIAGLSGTAASAAADSP; from the coding sequence ATGAATACAAGCAAGGGCGGTCTGCCACCCAGATCGAATGGCCAACAAGGAAACAATAGACAGCAGTCCAGACCCGCTGCCGCAACGCAATCTGCCAAATCTAAAACGAATAAGAAAAAGCCCAAGAAACGCGGATTCTTCGCCCGGCTGATGAGACTGCTTCTAATCATCCTCCTGGTTGCCGTACTTGCGGCGCTGGGCTACGCAGGGTATCTATACTGGAAACTGGATCAGGGAGGGTTCGGAGTGGACCAGCCGGTTCAGGCAGGACACTCCGCTTCGGAGAAGCCGCTGACCATGCTGCTGCTCGGTACCGACAACCGTCCCAAGCACCCGTCCAACCTGACAGATGTGATTATGGTTGCGGCGCTGAACCCGGAGACCCAATCGGCTACCGTGGTTTCTCTGCCCCGTGATACTTATGTGGAGCTGAGCGGCTACAAGAAAACAAAGATCAATGCATTTTACTCCCGCTTCAAGAGCAAGGAGAAAACCTCCGGCATTCTTGCCGAGGATGAAATGAAGACCATGATGAGCAAGTATCTCGACATTCAGGTCGATTACACCACTGTGCTTGATTTCCAGGGCTTCCGGGATATCGTGGATGAATTCGGCGGAGTAGACGTTAATATCAGCGAGAATATGTGTTATACGGACAGCGTGGACGGAACGGATATTAATCTCAAGAAAGGCCAGGCCCAGCTGAACGGGGATAAGGCGCTTGATTATGTACGTTACCGTAAATCCAATTGCAGTCCGGCAACGAAGCCTTCCGATGATTTTGACCGCAATAAACGCCAGAATGAAGTGCTTAATTCGCTGATCGCTCAGATGCAGTCACTCGGAGGAGTGCTCAAAATCGGCAAGGTGCTGGATGCTGTGGACGACAATCTGCAGAGTGATATTGAGAATGCGCAGATCAAAAGCATGATAGCTACTTACTGGAATATATCTAAGGAGAATGTAGAATTTGTGCCGGTGACAGGAACCTGGCGCAGTCCCTATGTATATATTGACGATAAAGAGCTGGACGCAGCCAAGAAAAGCCTTCAGGACCAGATTGCCGGCCTCTCCGGCACCGCAGCTTCTGCAGCCGCAGACAGCCCGTGA
- a CDS encoding YlaH-like family protein — MQSWFAEHPIVAYIVIFILLTYVYNRVFRVNQKLPIGKEIVLYLMMALGSGMLLIFQHDKLPIIQCLLVAVGLMLLVRVRYLVEARQKRKAAAADAAKRH; from the coding sequence GTGCAGAGCTGGTTCGCTGAGCATCCAATTGTCGCTTACATTGTCATCTTTATTCTACTGACCTACGTGTATAATCGTGTATTTCGCGTCAATCAGAAGCTGCCCATCGGCAAAGAGATCGTACTTTATCTTATGATGGCTTTAGGCTCAGGGATGCTGCTCATCTTCCAGCATGACAAACTGCCGATCATCCAGTGCCTGCTGGTGGCTGTAGGCCTAATGCTGCTCGTGCGGGTCCGCTACCTGGTGGAAGCCCGGCAGAAGCGGAAGGCCGCAGCGGCAGATGCCGCGAAACGGCACTGA
- the typA gene encoding translational GTPase TypA yields the protein MHSRKDIRNIAIIAHVDHGKTTLVDQLLQQSGIFSAHEHLQERAMDSNDLERERGITILAKNTAITYKEFLINIVDTPGHADFGGEVERIMKMVDGVLLVVDAYEGCMPQTKFVLRKALEQHLTPIVVVNKIDRPAARPKEVIDEVLDLFIELEASDDQLEFPVVYASALNGTSSMDPEKQDETMLALYETIVEHIPAPTEKIEEPLQFLVTLMDYNEYLGRIAIGRVNRGVIKQGQSVTVIMRDGKSKTARIEKLFGFQGLKRVETEEAGAGDIVAIAGIKDINIGETIADPQHPEALPVLKIDEPTMQMTFLVNNSPFAGKEGKWVTSRKLRERLFKELETDVSLRVDETDSPDAFVVSGRGELHLGILIENMRREGYEMQVSKPEVIVKEIDGAKMEPLERLMIDVPEESMGAVMESLGTRKAEMVNMINHGTGQVRLEFLIPARGLIGYNTYFLTLTRGYGVMNHAFDSYAPLIGGQVGGRHQGVLVSSETGNTTLYGMMGVEDRGILFLEPGTEIYEGMIVGEHTRDNDIIVNICKEKQLTNVRSATKDETVKMKTPRMFSLEGALEYLNDDEYCEITPKSVRLRKKILNKGERERVEKQRKAAQASQA from the coding sequence ATGCATTCAAGAAAAGATATTCGCAATATTGCGATCATTGCCCACGTTGACCATGGTAAAACAACACTCGTCGATCAGCTTCTCCAGCAATCAGGGATTTTCAGCGCGCACGAGCACTTGCAGGAACGGGCCATGGACTCGAACGACCTGGAGCGGGAACGCGGAATCACTATCCTAGCCAAAAATACAGCAATTACCTATAAAGAGTTCCTGATCAATATCGTAGATACCCCTGGACACGCCGACTTCGGCGGTGAAGTAGAACGTATCATGAAGATGGTTGACGGCGTTCTGCTGGTTGTTGATGCATATGAAGGCTGTATGCCTCAGACGAAGTTCGTTCTGCGCAAAGCGCTGGAACAGCACCTTACACCAATCGTTGTCGTGAACAAAATTGACCGTCCGGCTGCACGTCCGAAGGAAGTTATTGATGAAGTCCTGGATCTGTTCATTGAGCTTGAAGCCAGTGACGATCAGCTCGAATTCCCGGTTGTTTATGCTTCTGCGCTTAACGGCACATCGAGCATGGACCCTGAGAAGCAGGATGAAACGATGCTTGCCCTTTACGAAACCATTGTTGAACATATCCCGGCTCCAACTGAAAAAATTGAAGAGCCCCTGCAGTTCCTGGTAACTCTGATGGATTACAATGAATACCTTGGCCGTATCGCCATTGGCCGTGTTAACCGCGGTGTAATCAAGCAGGGCCAGTCCGTAACTGTAATTATGCGTGACGGCAAGAGCAAAACTGCCCGTATTGAGAAGCTGTTCGGCTTCCAGGGCCTGAAACGTGTTGAGACTGAAGAAGCGGGGGCAGGCGACATTGTAGCAATTGCCGGTATCAAGGATATCAACATTGGTGAGACCATTGCTGATCCCCAGCATCCAGAGGCGCTGCCTGTTCTGAAGATCGACGAGCCTACGATGCAAATGACGTTCCTCGTGAATAACAGTCCGTTCGCTGGTAAAGAAGGCAAGTGGGTAACTTCCCGTAAGCTGCGCGAACGTCTGTTCAAAGAGCTGGAAACGGATGTCAGCTTGCGTGTAGATGAAACGGATTCCCCTGACGCATTTGTCGTATCCGGCCGCGGTGAGCTTCACCTGGGTATCCTCATCGAGAACATGCGCCGTGAAGGTTACGAAATGCAGGTTTCCAAGCCTGAAGTTATCGTCAAGGAAATCGACGGAGCCAAGATGGAGCCGCTTGAACGCCTAATGATTGATGTTCCGGAAGAAAGCATGGGCGCTGTTATGGAAAGTCTGGGAACACGCAAAGCAGAAATGGTCAACATGATCAATCATGGTACTGGCCAGGTTCGTCTGGAGTTCCTGATTCCTGCACGTGGTTTGATTGGTTACAACACCTACTTCCTGACCCTGACCCGCGGTTATGGCGTTATGAACCATGCGTTTGACAGCTATGCTCCACTGATTGGCGGACAGGTTGGCGGTCGTCACCAAGGCGTACTCGTGTCCAGTGAAACCGGCAATACGACTCTATATGGCATGATGGGCGTAGAAGACCGCGGTATTCTCTTCCTGGAACCGGGAACTGAAATTTATGAAGGCATGATCGTGGGTGAGCACACCCGCGATAATGACATCATTGTAAATATCTGCAAAGAAAAGCAGCTGACCAACGTTCGTTCTGCAACGAAGGATGAGACTGTTAAAATGAAGACTCCGCGTATGTTCTCACTGGAAGGTGCTCTTGAGTATCTGAATGATGATGAATACTGCGAAATCACACCTAAATCCGTTCGTCTGCGCAAAAAGATCCTGAATAAGGGCGAGCGCGAACGTGTAGAGAAACAGCGTAAAGCGGCGCAAGCCAGCCAAGCGTAA
- a CDS encoding TerC family protein — translation MDSLLLLGEILMINLVLSGDNAMVIAMASKNLPEKHRRQAVWWGAAGAVGLRCILTFAAVLLLKIPYIEAGGAILLLWISFKLLLEEEEELKIEGSSSVWKSVRTILLADFIMSLDNVLAIAGLAKGDLALIVIGIAISIPIVVWGSGIIVGWLHRFPVLVFIGAYILAYTAGNMLLQDAKFGAVISFMLPTFHSMLPMVLGIIVVATGMLKRKMVSAG, via the coding sequence ATGGATTCTTTATTGCTGCTGGGTGAAATATTGATGATCAATCTGGTGCTGAGCGGAGACAACGCAATGGTGATTGCGATGGCCAGCAAGAATCTCCCGGAGAAGCATCGCAGGCAAGCGGTATGGTGGGGGGCTGCCGGGGCAGTGGGTCTGCGCTGCATCCTGACTTTTGCTGCAGTGCTGCTGCTCAAAATTCCTTATATTGAAGCCGGAGGCGCAATACTGCTGCTCTGGATCTCCTTTAAGCTGCTGCTGGAGGAGGAGGAGGAACTTAAGATTGAGGGAAGCTCCAGTGTATGGAAGTCTGTGCGCACCATTCTGCTCGCCGACTTCATCATGAGTCTGGACAATGTGCTGGCGATTGCAGGCTTGGCCAAAGGTGATCTGGCACTCATCGTAATCGGGATTGCCATCAGCATTCCGATTGTGGTCTGGGGAAGCGGCATCATCGTGGGCTGGCTGCACCGTTTCCCGGTGCTGGTCTTCATCGGAGCCTATATTCTGGCGTATACAGCCGGTAATATGCTGCTGCAGGATGCCAAATTTGGTGCGGTCATTTCCTTCATGCTGCCCACCTTCCATTCCATGCTGCCTATGGTGCTGGGAATTATTGTTGTAGCCACAGGTATGCTCAAACGGAAGATGGTATCTGCAGGATAA
- a CDS encoding TerC family protein: MNTSVTDFILSLLNIVFLDLILAGDNAIVIGLAARNLQGSSQKKAILLGTGGAVVLRIIATILVVWLLKVPWLLLFGGLLLIMIAYRLLTGGNTEDTDIQAGGTLWSAVRTIIVADAAMGLDNVIAIAGAAKHNITLVVLGLLISVPIVVWGSTLFIKLINRYPWIIYIGSAVLGFTAASMITSEKRISPFFGQQPLLHYLFVALVIAGILAAGHWQRHRAHSRIKHSGDSSR, encoded by the coding sequence TTGAATACATCCGTTACGGATTTCATATTATCCCTGCTGAATATTGTCTTCCTCGATCTGATTCTGGCCGGGGACAATGCCATTGTGATCGGCCTGGCCGCCCGGAACCTGCAGGGAAGTTCGCAGAAGAAGGCCATCCTGTTGGGCACAGGGGGCGCCGTAGTGCTGCGGATTATCGCGACAATTCTTGTCGTATGGCTGCTCAAAGTGCCCTGGCTGCTCCTATTCGGCGGACTGCTGCTGATTATGATCGCCTATAGGCTGCTGACAGGGGGAAATACAGAGGACACGGACATACAGGCCGGAGGAACACTGTGGTCGGCCGTACGGACGATCATTGTCGCAGACGCGGCGATGGGGCTGGATAATGTAATCGCGATTGCCGGGGCAGCCAAGCATAATATTACGCTTGTGGTGCTCGGGCTGCTGATCAGTGTGCCGATAGTGGTCTGGGGCAGCACGCTGTTCATCAAGCTAATCAACAGGTATCCCTGGATTATCTATATCGGCTCAGCCGTTCTCGGTTTCACGGCCGCAAGTATGATTACCAGTGAGAAGCGGATTTCCCCCTTCTTCGGACAGCAGCCGCTGCTGCACTATTTGTTTGTTGCCCTGGTGATTGCAGGCATCCTTGCCGCCGGCCACTGGCAGCGCCACCGCGCGCACAGCAGAATTAAGCATAGCGGTGATTCCTCCCGGTAA
- the thiI gene encoding tRNA uracil 4-sulfurtransferase ThiI translates to MLLLRFGEFILKGKNRSRFEKTVLRHVKEMVKPYPGVVLSKEFGRIYVELNGEPACELTDALKNVFGIASISPVKVSRSEFEEILATSRTFLNIIAPAAGTTFKVSARRVWKEFPYGSIEMNKLIATPLLQGYPGLLVDVKSPQMELRIEIREGHTFIFCENIAGVGGFPLGTNGKAMLLLSGGIDSPVAGWSSMRRGLEVECIHFYSYPYTSELARQKVVDLTRVLSRYAGVIKLHLVPFTEVQTSFTGIGQDNLIITLMRRAMLRIATALAEREGALALITGDSLGQVASQTLPSMNVIGRATELPLLRPLVMMDKSEIVGISQSIGTYDLSILPYEDCCTLFVPKSPTTNPNMRIVDKIEATLPGYQALLDAAVAGTETVSITPYGDEEPSDVIPVQVGIQEEWF, encoded by the coding sequence ATGCTTCTGCTGCGCTTTGGAGAGTTCATCTTAAAAGGGAAAAACCGCAGCCGGTTCGAAAAAACAGTGCTCCGGCATGTGAAGGAGATGGTCAAGCCTTATCCCGGCGTGGTGCTGAGCAAAGAGTTCGGGCGGATTTATGTCGAACTCAACGGTGAACCGGCATGTGAATTAACGGATGCGCTGAAGAATGTATTCGGTATCGCTTCGATCAGCCCGGTAAAGGTCTCCCGCTCTGAATTTGAAGAGATTCTTGCAACCAGCCGGACGTTCCTGAATATCATTGCTCCGGCAGCGGGAACAACCTTCAAGGTCAGTGCACGCCGGGTGTGGAAGGAATTCCCGTATGGCTCCATTGAAATGAACAAGCTTATTGCCACTCCTCTGCTGCAGGGTTATCCCGGGCTGCTCGTGGATGTGAAATCTCCGCAGATGGAGCTGAGAATTGAGATCCGTGAAGGACATACTTTTATTTTCTGCGAGAATATTGCCGGTGTCGGCGGATTCCCGCTCGGTACGAACGGCAAAGCGATGCTGCTCTTATCCGGCGGCATCGACAGTCCGGTTGCAGGCTGGTCATCGATGCGCAGAGGGCTTGAAGTGGAATGTATACATTTCTACAGCTACCCTTATACCAGTGAGCTTGCCCGGCAGAAGGTTGTAGATTTGACGCGGGTACTGTCGCGTTATGCCGGAGTAATCAAGCTTCATCTGGTTCCGTTCACGGAGGTCCAGACCTCTTTTACCGGGATCGGCCAGGATAATCTGATTATTACACTAATGCGCCGGGCCATGCTGCGGATCGCTACCGCTCTCGCTGAACGCGAAGGGGCGCTGGCCCTGATCACCGGTGACAGTCTGGGGCAGGTCGCCAGCCAGACGCTGCCAAGCATGAATGTCATTGGCCGTGCCACTGAGCTGCCGCTGCTGCGTCCGCTGGTGATGATGGATAAGAGTGAGATTGTCGGAATCTCCCAGAGCATCGGCACCTATGACTTGTCCATCCTTCCTTATGAAGATTGCTGTACGCTGTTTGTGCCCAAGTCGCCGACAACGAATCCGAACATGCGGATTGTGGACAAGATTGAAGCCACGCTGCCCGGGTACCAGGCTCTTCTGGATGCGGCTGTTGCCGGAACAGAGACGGTATCGATCACACCCTACGGTGATGAGGAGCCGAGCGATGTGATCCCTGTGCAGGTAGGTATACAGGAAGAATGGTTCTAG
- a CDS encoding cysteine desulfurase family protein has product MLYWDYAAAAPPYDEVVQTLEQVMRQHYANPSSLHRAGTEADKLIKRAREVCAAALDVQPKEIMFTSGATESNNLAVKGAALQYQSRGRHIITTELEHPSVYESCLQLQQLGWEITFVPPDSSGVVDPSRIAAAVRPDTVLVSVMHVNNEIGTVQPLQEIGRQVKAVNRRTLFHVDGVQGYGKLETRLKEWQADLYSLSAHKIRGPRGTGILYVREGVTLFPLLTGGSQEMGNRAGTENVPNIVAAAKAVRMSGERRQEFSTRITPFKKRLEDYISGIPELVLNSRGDGAPHIVHFSYPGMKGEVMARRLEELGMAVATRSACSSRLAEPSRVLLSMGRDRAAALGGIRISLGDSHTKQDVEQLEQALFAAVQSLKIAEGGVK; this is encoded by the coding sequence ATGCTGTATTGGGATTACGCCGCTGCTGCTCCGCCGTACGACGAGGTGGTGCAGACGCTGGAACAGGTCATGAGGCAGCATTATGCCAATCCCTCTTCCCTTCACCGGGCAGGGACAGAGGCAGACAAGCTGATCAAGCGTGCGCGGGAAGTGTGTGCAGCAGCGCTTGACGTTCAGCCGAAGGAGATTATGTTTACCTCAGGAGCTACTGAGAGTAATAACCTGGCCGTCAAAGGGGCTGCGCTGCAATATCAGAGCAGAGGCCGCCATATTATAACTACCGAGCTGGAGCATCCTTCTGTCTATGAGAGCTGTCTTCAGCTGCAGCAGCTGGGCTGGGAGATTACCTTTGTTCCACCGGACAGCTCAGGAGTTGTCGATCCTTCGCGGATTGCCGCAGCGGTCCGGCCGGATACTGTGCTGGTCAGTGTAATGCATGTGAATAATGAGATTGGCACGGTGCAGCCGCTGCAAGAGATCGGACGACAGGTCAAGGCTGTGAACCGCCGGACACTGTTTCATGTCGATGGGGTACAGGGCTATGGCAAGCTGGAGACGCGGCTAAAGGAATGGCAGGCGGATCTGTACAGCTTGTCAGCACACAAAATCCGCGGCCCGCGCGGAACTGGAATCCTGTATGTACGGGAAGGCGTGACCTTGTTTCCCCTGCTTACCGGAGGGTCCCAGGAAATGGGCAACCGCGCGGGGACGGAGAATGTGCCGAATATTGTAGCCGCAGCCAAAGCTGTGCGCATGAGCGGTGAACGGCGGCAGGAATTCAGCACCCGGATTACTCCGTTTAAGAAACGGCTGGAGGATTATATATCAGGAATTCCCGAGCTTGTGCTGAATAGCAGAGGAGACGGGGCGCCTCACATTGTTCATTTCTCATATCCAGGAATGAAGGGGGAGGTCATGGCCCGGAGGCTGGAGGAACTGGGAATGGCCGTTGCCACACGCTCCGCCTGCTCTTCGCGGCTGGCAGAACCGAGCCGGGTTCTGCTGTCGATGGGCAGGGATAGGGCTGCTGCGCTTGGCGGCATCCGGATCAGTCTGGGCGACAGCCATACGAAGCAGGATGTAGAACAGCTGGAACAGGCGCTCTTTGCCGCTGTCCAGTCTTTGAAGATTGCTGAAGGAGGCGTGAAATAA
- a CDS encoding lytic transglycosylase domain-containing protein, whose translation MAINPAAAGGSGQLKWVDLRSSSMKGASGKVTSGVTGSSAAEFAALLQQAALQSATGGSNGSSLTSLTDASSLGNLLWQQLGGTAETYGGISGEITQTMPTDYEDLIQTASAKYGVPVDLIKAVIDTESSFNPNVVSSAGAKGLMQLMDGTANGLGVTDPFDPAQNIDGGVRYLSYQLKRYNGEENMALAAYNAGPGRVNKLGVNNDAELMANLSGLPKETQAYIAKIERARAQYAV comes from the coding sequence ATGGCAATCAACCCCGCTGCAGCAGGCGGATCCGGGCAACTGAAATGGGTTGATCTTAGGAGTTCAAGCATGAAAGGCGCAAGCGGCAAGGTCACATCCGGGGTAACGGGTTCATCTGCGGCGGAATTCGCTGCTTTGTTACAGCAGGCGGCTCTGCAATCGGCAACCGGCGGCAGCAACGGAAGCTCTTTAACCTCACTAACGGATGCATCTTCACTTGGCAATCTGCTGTGGCAGCAGCTCGGTGGAACTGCTGAAACCTATGGCGGCATTTCCGGGGAAATAACGCAGACAATGCCGACAGATTACGAAGATCTGATCCAGACAGCCAGTGCGAAATATGGCGTTCCTGTTGATCTGATTAAGGCGGTAATTGATACGGAATCCTCGTTTAATCCTAATGTTGTTTCCTCTGCAGGAGCCAAAGGGCTGATGCAATTAATGGATGGAACGGCGAACGGGCTGGGGGTCACCGATCCGTTTGATCCGGCACAGAACATTGACGGAGGTGTACGTTACCTCTCCTATCAGCTCAAACGTTACAATGGCGAGGAGAATATGGCACTGGCTGCTTATAATGCCGGCCCGGGCCGGGTTAACAAGCTGGGCGTCAATAACGACGCAGAGCTTATGGCGAATCTCTCAGGGCTTCCGAAGGAAACCCAGGCCTATATTGCCAAAATAGAACGCGCCCGTGCACAATACGCGGTATAA
- a CDS encoding DUF1540 domain-containing protein gives MTNAKPLVKCSVSNCHYWGEQNLCRAEEIVIEIDKHAGSHFKEEYAEELTANNHHDHAGTSSATCCLTFKPNA, from the coding sequence ATGACAAACGCAAAACCGCTTGTGAAATGCAGTGTGAGCAACTGTCATTATTGGGGAGAACAGAACCTGTGCCGTGCCGAAGAAATTGTTATTGAAATCGACAAGCATGCAGGCAGCCATTTCAAGGAAGAATATGCTGAAGAGCTGACGGCGAATAATCATCATGACCATGCCGGAACTTCATCCGCAACCTGTTGTCTGACGTTCAAGCCGAACGCCTAG